Within Thermococcus indicus, the genomic segment GGTTGATAGAGTGTTCTTCTCCAATCTGAAGCTTTATCCGGACGCGGTTCCTTTCCTGAGCGGTCTCAAGGCCATGGGTGCGAGGCTCGTTCTCATCACGGACTCCTCCACCAAGTGGCAGAGGAAGAAGCTGGAGTACCTCGGTATAAAGGACTATTTCGACGCACTGATAATAAGCGGCGAAACCGGCCACAGCAAGCTTGAACCCCACAACTTCAGACTCGCCAGGCGTCTCTTTCCGGACGAGGAGATATACATGGTTGGAGACCGGGACGAGACCGACATGAGGGGGGGCAAGGAGATTGGGGCGACGACGATACTGGTTCAGAGGGGCTACTTCAGGGGGAGGCTCGCGAGGCACGCGGATTACGTGGTTAAGGACCTCATCGAAGCCCTGGAGGTGATAAAGCGTGAGCATGAAAAGCGAACTGAAGCGTAAGTCCCTTCACATGACCGGCCTCCTCGTTCCGCTCTCCTACCATCTGTTCGGCAGGGAGCTTACCCTCACGCTCATAGGCATCTCGTTCTTCCTCTTCGTCGTCCTCGAGCCCTTCCGGATAATAGAGGAGTTGAGGGACAACATAAAGAGGAAGCTGAGGATATACGTCGATGAGGACGTCATCGGAAGGGTTGAGGTTCTGGAAAAACACATAGAAGAGATAACCCGCTCCCACGAGCGCTACCGCGTCGCGGCCCACATCTACTTCGCCGCGGCATCTTTCATAGTGGTGTATTTCTTCCCTATGGAGGTGGCCGTTGGTGCCATAACGGTCGCGACCGTCGGAGACGCCCTGGCGGCCATAGTGGGCAAGTCTCTCGGAAGGCACCGCTTCTCCAGCGGTAAGAGCCTCGAGGGTAGTTTAGCCTACTTCCTGGCAGGAGTTGCCATGCTCTGGCCCCTCGTTGGCCTCCCCCTGGCCCTGGTTGGTTCCATAGCCGGAACGGTGGCCGAGTTCTACAACCTTCCGCCCGACGACAACTTCTCCAACCAGCTGGCGGTGGCGCTGGCCGTTTACCTGGCGGGGTTCGTCATCTGATTCGGCTGAAAAATCCAGAAAAGGGGAAGAAACGGGCGGTCACTCTACCGTGACCGTCGCGAACTGGGTGAAGGTGTCCTCGTCACCCCACTCCTGTCCGGGGTCGGTGTCCTTGACGGCGTCCTGGAGCGGCAGTGAATCGACGGCCGAGTCTCCGGCACCCTGTCCGGTGACGTAGGCGACGATGTTTATCTCCCCTGGCTTGACGCCGAGGGCTTCCCATGGAATCGCTATCTCGAGGGTCTGGAGACCGTCTTTCTGGTTGCCCGTGTACGCGTAGAATCCGACCCACTTGAGGTCTTCGTACCGCCATCCGGTTCCGTTCCACAGGGCGAGCTGGGCGCTGGTTATGGTACTTGTTCCGGGGTCTCCGAAGAACTCCCCGTTCCAGAAGAAGTAGAGCTGTGCATCTATTC encodes:
- a CDS encoding HAD family hydrolase, giving the protein MLVLVDLDDTLCNTWEAGRYSVLRLIPYLLRRRKFRAFFYILTARYRELEQSREIHTLDFDKMVEKVMGKVYARISPDELDEITELVDRVFFSNLKLYPDAVPFLSGLKAMGARLVLITDSSTKWQRKKLEYLGIKDYFDALIISGETGHSKLEPHNFRLARRLFPDEEIYMVGDRDETDMRGGKEIGATTILVQRGYFRGRLARHADYVVKDLIEALEVIKREHEKRTEA
- a CDS encoding diacylglycerol/polyprenol kinase family protein, which codes for MSMKSELKRKSLHMTGLLVPLSYHLFGRELTLTLIGISFFLFVVLEPFRIIEELRDNIKRKLRIYVDEDVIGRVEVLEKHIEEITRSHERYRVAAHIYFAAASFIVVYFFPMEVAVGAITVATVGDALAAIVGKSLGRHRFSSGKSLEGSLAYFLAGVAMLWPLVGLPLALVGSIAGTVAEFYNLPPDDNFSNQLAVALAVYLAGFVI